A window of the Rhodoferax sp. GW822-FHT02A01 genome harbors these coding sequences:
- a CDS encoding XRE family transcriptional regulator, producing the protein MNAPSAPSSEVLLGQRIRGLRSQLGWTLDSAAKATGLARSTISKIENGQMSPTYDALIKLAHGFAIDISDLFESHEPDHGSGRRSITRAGQGQPLNNAYYQHMLLCNDLSHKVMTPFRSVVTARSFDDFDDWSRHEGEELVYILQGEVEMFTEFYEPERLRTGDCAYLDSRMGHRVISVSPENAVVLWVSTTNPRTTPNIPSI; encoded by the coding sequence ATGAATGCCCCCTCAGCACCGAGCAGCGAAGTACTTCTTGGCCAGCGCATACGCGGCTTGCGCAGCCAGTTGGGCTGGACGCTGGACTCGGCTGCCAAGGCAACCGGATTGGCGCGCTCCACCATCTCCAAGATCGAAAACGGCCAGATGTCACCGACCTACGATGCGTTGATCAAACTGGCCCACGGCTTTGCCATCGATATCAGCGATCTGTTCGAGTCGCACGAGCCCGACCATGGCAGCGGGCGGCGCAGCATCACCCGCGCCGGTCAGGGGCAACCGCTCAACAACGCGTATTACCAGCACATGCTGTTGTGCAACGACCTGTCCCACAAGGTCATGACGCCGTTTCGCAGTGTGGTCACCGCACGCAGCTTCGACGACTTCGATGACTGGAGCCGCCATGAGGGCGAAGAACTGGTCTACATCCTGCAGGGCGAGGTCGAGATGTTCACCGAGTTCTATGAGCCCGAGCGCCTGCGCACCGGGGACTGTGCCTATCTGGACAGCCGCATGGGCCACCGCGTCATCAGCGTCAGTCCCGAAAACGCGGTGGTGCTGTGGGTCAGCACCACCAACCCGCGTACCACGCCCAATATTCCATCCATCTGA
- a CDS encoding ornithine cyclodeaminase family protein: MQFFDQSAVARALPYPALIDALAQGLQTPIESPLRSHFEPNHDDSTVLIMPAWKSHEVMGVKLVSFWPDNGSRGKSTIAAVYVLMSCVDGSPLAVLDGTELTQRRTAAVAALGARILARKDSKTLAVLGTGSLSVPMVLAHRSVMDFERIEVWGRNPDKARAVVDILARQGVVAHANADLQQVVSQADVLCACSAAVDPFIRSEWVQPGTHVGLVGAFTPAMAEAEPALMARSQVFADSREAILQKGGEVLQAIQQGLMAHSDIQGEIAELAANPERAWRSSAESITVFKSVGFAALDLIAAQSVVHNGA; the protein is encoded by the coding sequence ATGCAGTTTTTTGACCAGTCCGCCGTTGCCAGGGCCTTGCCCTATCCCGCATTGATAGATGCGCTGGCGCAGGGGCTGCAGACACCGATCGAATCGCCGCTGCGCAGCCACTTCGAGCCCAACCATGACGACAGCACGGTGCTGATCATGCCGGCCTGGAAATCCCACGAGGTCATGGGCGTCAAGCTGGTGTCGTTCTGGCCGGACAACGGCAGCCGGGGCAAGTCCACCATTGCTGCGGTGTATGTGCTGATGTCGTGCGTGGACGGCAGCCCGCTGGCGGTGCTGGACGGTACAGAGCTCACCCAGCGCCGCACAGCGGCCGTGGCCGCCCTGGGCGCGCGCATTCTGGCGCGCAAGGACAGCAAGACCCTGGCGGTATTGGGCACCGGCTCGCTCAGCGTGCCCATGGTGCTGGCGCACCGCAGTGTGATGGACTTCGAACGCATTGAAGTCTGGGGCCGCAACCCCGACAAGGCCCGCGCCGTGGTGGACATTCTGGCCCGCCAAGGTGTGGTGGCCCACGCCAATGCCGACTTGCAGCAGGTGGTGTCGCAGGCCGATGTGCTGTGTGCCTGCAGCGCGGCGGTGGATCCCTTCATCCGTAGCGAATGGGTGCAGCCCGGTACCCACGTGGGGCTGGTGGGCGCCTTCACCCCGGCCATGGCCGAGGCTGAACCCGCACTGATGGCGCGCAGCCAGGTGTTTGCCGACAGCCGCGAGGCCATATTGCAAAAGGGCGGCGAAGTGCTGCAGGCGATTCAGCAAGGCCTGATGGCGCACAGCGACATCCAGGGTGAGATTGCCGAGCTGGCAGCCAACCCCGAGCGTGCCTGGCGCAGCAGTGCCGAGTCCATCACGGTGTTCAAGTCGGTGGGCTTTGCCGCACTGGATCTGATCGCTGCCCAATCTGTCGTACACAATGGGGCATGA
- a CDS encoding NAD(P)-binding domain-containing protein yields the protein MNIAIIGLGEVGQCYAQALHQAGHSLQLAAPRPSSAATQIAAGMGLSISANLADALSGSDWIFSCVTGAQALPVVQNIVRHAATGSTVCDFTTASMDTKRQAAALCAASGMRYVDVAIMGAIALGREKTPLLTAGEGAQALADALQGVGSRVTVMAGAAAGDTIALKLLRSQFTKGLEALSVEVCMAAEQQGLREALFEQLQDVDHTPLQTFVDMLVSTHVLHARRRAEEVHAVALSLQQAGLPSLVLPGVEQRFRRTADALATQPPPQSAPTAQEALHWLLQNEAGNRSA from the coding sequence ATGAACATTGCCATCATCGGGCTGGGCGAGGTAGGCCAGTGCTACGCGCAGGCCTTGCATCAGGCAGGCCATAGCCTGCAACTCGCTGCACCCCGCCCGTCGTCTGCAGCCACGCAAATTGCCGCGGGGATGGGCCTTTCCATTTCCGCTAATCTGGCCGATGCGCTGAGCGGTTCGGACTGGATATTTTCCTGCGTGACCGGCGCGCAGGCGCTGCCTGTGGTGCAGAACATCGTGCGCCATGCGGCGACTGGCAGCACCGTATGCGACTTCACCACCGCTTCGATGGATACCAAAAGACAGGCCGCGGCCCTGTGCGCAGCCAGCGGCATGCGCTATGTGGACGTAGCCATCATGGGCGCCATCGCGCTGGGGCGGGAGAAGACCCCGTTGCTGACCGCCGGTGAGGGCGCACAGGCGTTGGCCGATGCACTGCAGGGTGTCGGCAGTCGTGTGACCGTCATGGCGGGCGCTGCGGCTGGGGACACCATCGCACTCAAGCTGTTGCGCAGCCAGTTCACCAAAGGGCTGGAAGCACTGAGTGTGGAGGTGTGCATGGCAGCCGAGCAGCAGGGCCTGCGCGAGGCGCTGTTCGAGCAATTGCAGGACGTGGACCACACGCCCTTGCAGACCTTTGTGGACATGCTGGTCAGCACCCATGTGCTGCACGCCCGGCGCCGCGCCGAGGAGGTGCATGCCGTGGCGCTGTCGCTGCAGCAGGCGGGTTTGCCCTCGCTGGTACTGCCCGGCGTGGAGCAGCGTTTTCGCCGCACCGCCGACGCACTGGCTACGCAACCACCGCCGCAGTCCGCACCCACGGCGCAAGAGGCATTGCACTGGCTGCTGCAGAACGAAGCGGGCAACCGGTCCGCATGA
- a CDS encoding nicotinate phosphoribosyltransferase, with amino-acid sequence MNPTHSNPTSLQSFSGISRLLILNTDSYKTSHYLQYPPGTSKVFSYIESRGGVHDRTVFFGLQYILKEYLVKPVTASDVELADEVCRAHGVPFNRAGWLHIVNAHQGRLPVRILAVPEGSVVPTRNVLLTIENTDPACYWLTSFLETVLMRVWYPITVATNSWMCRQLIHKYLVETGDESTITGKLHDFGARGVSSMESALIGGMAHLVNFQGTDTLTAVLGARVYYGAAMAGFSTPAAEHSTITSWGRDGERDAYANMLQQYAQPGAVLAVVSDSYDLDHAVKKIWGQELRQQVMDSGALVVIRPDSGDPASMVLNTIRALDASFGSTVNAKGYRVLQHVRVLQGDGITIRSIRTILANLQFNGYSADNVAFSQGGALLQIVNRDDQRFAMKCSAVEVNGAWRDVFKSPRTDPQKRSRAGRQMLLQKGNEYRTEVEGSTAMASALEQGFSGALQVVFENGSLLVDDTLATIRERAEAAGGQYKPGYFSAVSS; translated from the coding sequence ATGAATCCCACGCATTCCAACCCGACCAGCCTGCAGTCCTTCAGTGGCATCAGCCGCCTGCTGATCCTCAACACCGACAGCTACAAGACCTCCCACTACCTGCAGTACCCGCCGGGCACCAGCAAGGTGTTCAGCTACATCGAGTCGCGCGGCGGTGTGCATGACCGCACGGTGTTTTTCGGCCTGCAATACATCCTGAAGGAATACCTGGTCAAACCGGTAACGGCCAGCGATGTGGAACTGGCCGACGAAGTGTGCCGTGCCCACGGCGTGCCCTTCAACCGGGCCGGCTGGCTGCACATCGTGAACGCGCACCAGGGCCGCCTGCCGGTGCGAATTCTGGCGGTGCCAGAAGGCAGTGTGGTACCCACGCGCAATGTGCTGCTGACCATAGAAAACACCGACCCCGCCTGCTACTGGCTCACCAGCTTTCTGGAGACGGTGCTGATGCGCGTGTGGTACCCGATCACCGTGGCCACCAACAGCTGGATGTGCCGCCAGCTCATCCACAAGTACCTGGTGGAAACCGGGGATGAATCCACCATCACCGGCAAGCTGCACGACTTCGGCGCGCGCGGTGTGAGCTCCATGGAGTCGGCCCTGATTGGCGGCATGGCCCATCTGGTGAATTTCCAGGGCACTGACACGCTGACGGCTGTGCTGGGCGCGCGCGTTTATTACGGCGCTGCCATGGCCGGTTTTTCCACTCCGGCAGCGGAACACAGCACCATCACCAGCTGGGGCCGCGACGGTGAACGCGATGCCTATGCCAACATGCTCCAGCAGTACGCCCAACCCGGCGCCGTGCTGGCCGTGGTGTCGGACTCCTACGACCTGGACCACGCAGTCAAGAAGATCTGGGGGCAGGAACTGCGCCAGCAGGTGATGGACAGCGGCGCGCTGGTGGTGATTCGCCCCGACAGCGGCGACCCGGCCTCCATGGTGCTCAACACCATCCGGGCGCTGGATGCTTCGTTCGGCAGCACGGTCAATGCCAAGGGCTATCGCGTGTTGCAGCATGTGCGCGTGCTCCAGGGCGACGGTATCACCATCCGCAGCATACGCACCATCCTGGCCAACCTGCAGTTCAACGGCTACAGCGCCGACAACGTGGCCTTTAGCCAGGGCGGTGCACTGCTGCAGATCGTGAACCGCGATGATCAGCGCTTCGCCATGAAGTGCAGCGCGGTGGAAGTCAACGGTGCGTGGCGCGATGTATTCAAGTCACCGCGCACCGACCCGCAAAAGCGCTCCCGCGCCGGGCGGCAGATGCTGCTGCAAAAGGGCAATGAATACCGCACGGAGGTGGAAGGCAGCACGGCCATGGCCAGTGCGCTGGAACAGGGATTCAGCGGTGCCCTGCAGGTGGTGTTTGAGAATGGCAGCCTGTTGGTGGATGACACATTGGCCACTATCCGGGAGCGGGCCGAGGCTGCTGGAGGACAGTACAAGCCGGGATATTTTTCTGCGGTCAGCTCTTAG
- a CDS encoding response regulator gives MHTEYKPDLTLHVVDDDQGVRESMVTLFTACGLRVQPHASGEDFLHQANLQKPDCVLLDLRMEGMTGLQVLEALQKQSSPMVVMFLSGHGDIPTAMAATHRGAFDWLVKGMPESELQAKVAAAMQRAEELSLLLHRRSEVIARWDTLTPREKDVARLVRNGWTNKLVADELHIGVRVVEGYRAKVFDKLWVSNPTELDRLLRDHAIA, from the coding sequence ATGCACACCGAATACAAACCCGATCTGACGCTGCACGTCGTGGACGACGACCAAGGTGTGCGCGAGTCCATGGTCACCCTGTTCACCGCCTGCGGCTTGCGGGTGCAACCACATGCCAGCGGTGAAGACTTTTTGCACCAGGCCAATCTGCAAAAACCGGACTGCGTGCTGCTGGACTTGCGCATGGAGGGCATGACCGGCCTGCAGGTGCTGGAAGCGTTGCAGAAGCAGTCCAGCCCGATGGTGGTGATGTTCCTGTCCGGCCACGGCGACATCCCCACGGCCATGGCGGCCACGCACCGGGGCGCGTTCGACTGGCTGGTCAAGGGCATGCCCGAGAGCGAGCTGCAGGCCAAGGTGGCAGCGGCCATGCAGCGCGCCGAGGAGCTCAGTCTGCTATTGCACCGGCGCAGCGAAGTGATCGCACGCTGGGATACGCTGACGCCGCGCGAGAAGGATGTGGCGCGGCTGGTGCGCAATGGCTGGACCAACAAGCTGGTGGCCGATGAGTTGCACATAGGAGTGCGGGTGGTGGAAGGTTATCGGGCCAAGGTCTTTGACAAGCTCTGGGTGTCCAACCCGACCGAGTTGGACCGGTTGTTGCGGGATCACGCTATTGCATGA